From Bacteroidales bacterium, one genomic window encodes:
- the dinB gene encoding DNA polymerase IV, with translation MQSTQKYRKIIHVDMDAFYASVEQRDHPEWRGKPLVVGSSHPRGVIAAASYEARKFGIHSAMPSKKAMKLCPRLIFAPHRFDVYKSVSKEIHDIFSEYTDLIEPLSLDEAFLDVTENKFDIPLAQDIAKEIKIKIKSQLSLTASAGVSYNKFLAKIASDMQKPDGLTVIHPKKAIRVIENLPIEAFWGVGRVTAKRMHELGIYTGKELRAKSESFLVKNFGKAGRLFAEFAQGNDHREVETDRERLSVGCEQTFAEDLMEKEQIIARFDDLADDLEKRIERAHFQGHTFTLKIKRSDFKQITRSKTAETCFTSYADFIEQATKLLETVDLENHGVRLIGFSVSKPAVDNTFQFLIDRQLLIPFEPF, from the coding sequence ATGCAGAGCACACAGAAATATCGCAAAATAATCCACGTGGACATGGATGCGTTTTATGCATCTGTAGAGCAGCGTGACCATCCCGAATGGCGAGGCAAGCCGCTTGTGGTGGGCAGTTCGCATCCTCGTGGAGTAATTGCGGCGGCAAGCTATGAAGCTCGCAAATTTGGCATTCACTCGGCTATGCCTTCAAAAAAAGCTATGAAACTTTGCCCCAGATTAATTTTTGCACCACATCGCTTTGATGTTTATAAATCTGTATCAAAGGAAATACATGATATTTTTAGCGAATATACTGACCTAATAGAGCCGCTTTCGCTTGACGAGGCTTTTTTAGATGTTACTGAAAATAAGTTTGATATTCCTCTCGCACAAGATATTGCTAAGGAAATTAAAATAAAAATAAAATCACAACTTAGCTTAACTGCCTCTGCAGGAGTTTCTTACAATAAGTTTTTGGCTAAAATAGCTTCTGATATGCAAAAACCCGATGGCTTGACTGTTATTCACCCCAAAAAAGCTATACGAGTAATAGAAAATTTGCCAATAGAGGCTTTTTGGGGAGTTGGGCGTGTTACAGCAAAGCGAATGCACGAGCTGGGCATATATACAGGGAAAGAGCTTCGGGCAAAGTCAGAAAGCTTTTTGGTTAAGAATTTTGGTAAGGCAGGAAGGCTTTTTGCGGAATTTGCACAGGGCAACGACCATCGAGAAGTAGAGACTGATAGAGAGCGCTTGTCTGTAGGATGTGAGCAAACTTTTGCTGAAGATTTAATGGAAAAAGAGCAGATTATTGCTCGCTTTGATGATTTAGCTGATGATTTAGAAAAACGGATTGAGAGAGCTCATTTTCAAGGACATACATTTACACTAAAAATAAAACGAAGCGATTTTAAGCAAATTACCCGAAGCAAAACCGCTGAAACTTGTTTTACATCTTATGCAGATTTTATTGAACAAGCAACAAAGCTTTTAGAAACTGTAGATTTAGAAAATCATGGAGTTAGATTAATCGGTTTTAGTGTAAGCAAGCCTGCCGTAGATAATACTTTTCAATTTTTGATAGACCGGCAGCTATTGATACCTTTTGAGCCATTCTAA
- a CDS encoding family 16 glycosylhydrolase, with translation MKKYLIIIIIAIINTSFLFGQNYPAGYYNLIRSYSDEFNSPYMKTSLWKYNWATYAEETVFDTINNVKYGQSPSLPIGSKVCKIISNYVNPPIAGNYWNSEEEKVDTAYANVVCGQIMSIPHFKYGYYEVKARMPNTNAYICPAFWLTGYNATQNKYTEIDIFENHSGINYHNYWLFFLHYGSMENKYQFNEFYFPEDIGKHICDKLFHNEYKTNCDLTSNFHTFGMEWQPEYINFYLDGNLFRQFTTIVKNGDNNTRIPVSNMDIPMTLIFWTKRGCDHRPFHDPNPSGEAFEIDYFRYYKRKPILTNAFYNSSSNSITLVVNTNNPEDTYYWIPSNNLTINGPRNLNTVNISLSSVYNETSITVKATGTNPPATSSNIFIFQQSSGNICTIPYQNNIYVANNINAPCSGCTSTIIPSGKNIIFVSENEINLNPGFEVQLGATFEAFTH, from the coding sequence ATGAAAAAATATTTAATAATAATTATTATTGCAATTATAAACACTAGTTTTCTTTTTGGGCAGAATTATCCTGCAGGATATTATAATTTAATTAGATCTTATTCAGACGAATTCAATTCTCCCTATATGAAAACATCTTTATGGAAATATAATTGGGCAACTTATGCCGAAGAAACTGTATTTGATACAATAAACAATGTTAAATATGGCCAAAGCCCAAGTTTACCAATAGGCTCTAAAGTATGTAAAATTATTTCTAATTATGTAAATCCTCCTATAGCTGGAAATTATTGGAACTCTGAAGAAGAAAAAGTAGATACTGCTTATGCCAATGTAGTTTGCGGGCAAATTATGTCAATACCACATTTTAAATACGGATACTATGAAGTAAAAGCGAGAATGCCAAATACAAATGCATATATATGCCCAGCTTTTTGGCTTACTGGATATAATGCTACTCAAAACAAATATACAGAAATAGACATATTTGAAAATCATTCTGGAATTAATTACCATAATTATTGGTTATTTTTTTTGCATTATGGTTCCATGGAAAATAAATATCAATTTAATGAATTTTATTTTCCAGAAGATATAGGAAAGCACATATGTGATAAATTATTTCATAATGAATATAAAACAAATTGTGATTTAACAAGCAATTTTCACACCTTTGGCATGGAATGGCAACCAGAATATATAAATTTTTATTTAGATGGAAATTTGTTTAGGCAATTTACAACCATAGTAAAAAATGGAGACAATAACACTCGCATACCTGTTAGTAATATGGATATACCCATGACTCTTATTTTTTGGACTAAACGTGGTTGCGACCATAGACCTTTTCATGATCCTAATCCTAGTGGCGAAGCTTTTGAAATTGACTATTTTCGTTATTACAAACGGAAGCCTATTCTAACAAATGCTTTTTATAATTCTTCCAGCAACTCTATCACACTTGTTGTAAACACAAATAATCCTGAAGACACATATTATTGGATACCAAGTAATAATTTAACTATTAATGGACCAAGAAATTTAAATACAGTAAACATTTCCTTATCTTCCGTATATAACGAAACATCAATAACTGTTAAAGCAACAGGGACTAACCCTCCTGCAACTTCATCAAATATTTTTATTTTTCAGCAAAGTTCAGGTAACATTTGCACTATTCCATATCAAAATAATATATATGTGGCTAATAATATTAATGCTCCATGTTCAGGCTGCACTTCTACTATTATACCATCAGGTAAAAATATTATTTTTGTATCTGAAAATGAAATCAATTTAAATCCTGGTTTTGAAGTTCAACTAGGTGCAACTTTTGAAGCATTTACCCATTAA
- the purE gene encoding 5-(carboxyamino)imidazole ribonucleotide mutase, which translates to MQTNPLVSIIMGSMSDWSIMEKSAVFFEENQIPFEIHALSAHRTPEQVEEFAKNAHKRGIKVIIAAAGMAAHLPGVIASMTHIPVIGVPIKSSFEGLDALLAIVQMPPGIPVATVGVNASLNAAILALQIISLNDDELNSRLINYKNNLKNKVIQANEDLKQINFKFKTN; encoded by the coding sequence ATGCAAACAAATCCCCTCGTAAGCATTATAATGGGAAGCATGTCAGATTGGTCTATAATGGAAAAATCTGCTGTTTTTTTTGAAGAAAATCAAATTCCATTTGAAATACACGCTCTTTCAGCACATAGAACACCGGAACAAGTGGAAGAGTTTGCAAAAAACGCACACAAAAGAGGTATTAAAGTTATAATTGCTGCGGCTGGCATGGCAGCTCATTTGCCCGGCGTTATTGCCTCAATGACTCACATACCAGTAATTGGCGTTCCTATTAAAAGCTCTTTTGAAGGTCTAGACGCTCTTTTAGCTATAGTGCAAATGCCTCCAGGCATACCTGTTGCAACAGTAGGCGTAAACGCATCGCTTAATGCAGCTATTTTAGCCTTACAAATCATTTCTTTAAACGACGATGAATTAAATAGTCGCTTGATTAACTATAAAAACAATCTTAAAAACAAAGTTATTCAAGCAAACGAAGATTTAAAGCAAATAAATTTTAAATTTAAAACTAATTAA
- a CDS encoding T9SS type A sorting domain-containing protein: MKTKKTLIFFFAILISLYAKSQIKVASNGNVGIGHSNPPTYRLDIAGNVRFGNWTSVILDWNNSGGMPALYPENNNWLWLGRSDRWINHLWVYTINYKSLVKNSDQSIKENINIMPSVLSKVKQINSYTYNYKDEFFKGFTKEQKEEAKRTEFGFIAQEINDIFPELIYKSDTGLMSIDYTSMIPVLTQAIKEQQVIIEDLQKKVNEINILKSSLVADSISNRMLSPTNLQNLEITNVSKAMLEQNAPNPFNITTYIKYYLPNTTNSAMIFIYNLQGTQMKSFNISGTGEGCITINGSELMPGMYYYSLIVDGNEVDTKKMILTK, from the coding sequence ATCGAATGGCAATGTTGGGATTGGGCATTCTAATCCTCCTACATATAGATTAGATATAGCAGGTAATGTGCGCTTTGGTAATTGGACAAGTGTTATTTTAGATTGGAATAATTCTGGCGGGATGCCTGCACTATATCCTGAAAACAATAATTGGCTTTGGTTAGGGAGAAGCGATCGTTGGATAAATCACTTGTGGGTTTATACTATAAATTATAAATCATTGGTGAAAAACTCAGACCAATCGATTAAAGAAAACATTAATATTATGCCAAGTGTTTTATCTAAAGTAAAACAAATAAATTCATATACTTACAACTATAAAGATGAGTTTTTTAAAGGTTTTACTAAAGAACAAAAGGAAGAAGCTAAAAGAACAGAATTTGGTTTTATCGCACAAGAGATAAATGACATTTTTCCAGAACTAATATATAAGTCTGATACTGGATTAATGTCCATTGATTACACAAGCATGATCCCTGTTCTTACACAAGCTATAAAAGAACAACAAGTGATTATTGAGGATTTACAAAAAAAAGTAAACGAAATAAATATTTTAAAAAGTAGCCTAGTCGCAGATTCTATTTCTAATAGAATGCTTTCGCCGACAAATTTACAAAACTTAGAAATAACAAACGTTTCAAAAGCCATGTTGGAACAAAATGCACCAAATCCTTTCAATATCACAACCTATATTAAATATTATTTACCAAACACAACCAATAGTGCTATGATTTTTATTTACAATCTACAAGGTACACAAATGAAATCTTTCAATATTTCTGGTACCGGTGAAGGCTGCATTACAATAAATGGTTCTGAACTCATGCCAGGCATGTACTATTATAGCCTAATTGTTGATGGGAATGAAGTAGATACTAAAAAAATGATACTTACTAAGTAA